The Xenopus laevis strain J_2021 chromosome 5L, Xenopus_laevis_v10.1, whole genome shotgun sequence genome has a segment encoding these proteins:
- the acp1.L gene encoding acid phosphatase 1 L homeolog: MAQGSGKSVLFVCLGNICRSPIAEAVFRKLVTDAGISKEWTIDSAATSTYEIGNPPDYRGQACMKNHGIPMSHTARQITSNDFLSYDYILCMDESNLRDLKKKGGQVQNCKAKIELLGSYDPQKKLIIEDPYYGRDEDFETVYQQCVRCCKSFLEKSS, from the exons ATGGCTCAGGGCAGCGGCAAGTCCGTGTTATTCGTGTGTTTGG gTAATATCTGTCGATCTCCCATAGCTGAAGCTGTTTTTCGGAAGTTGGTTACTGATGCTGGAATATCTAAAGAG TGGACTATAGACAGTGCAGCAACGTCAACATATGAAATAGGGAACCCACCGGATTATCGAGGGCAAGCCTGCATGAAGAATCATGGCATCCCAATGAGCCACACAGCCAGGCAG ATTACAAGCAATGACTTTCTTTCTTATGACTATATCCTGTGTATGGATGAAAGTAATCTTCG AGATCTGAAGAAAAAAGGTGGCCAGGTGCAGAACTGCAAAGCTAAAATTGAACTGCTTGGTAGCTATGACCCACAAAAAAAGCTCATTATTGAGGATCCCTACTAT GGTAGGGACGAGGATTTTGAGACCGTTTATCAACAGTGTGTTCGATGCTGCAAATCATTTTTGGAAAAGTCCTCTTAG